Proteins encoded within one genomic window of Citricoccus muralis:
- a CDS encoding LLM class flavin-dependent oxidoreductase — MTETTKKLGFLNFGHWKHAPGSRSPDAAATLHDQIEMTVAAEEVGLDGAWIRSHHFQDMLSAPFPTLAAMAARTSTIHLGTGVIDLRYENPLYFAEEAATTDLIAGGRLELGVSRGSPEAARDGQHQFGYDLEPGQTWNQVAQQRGQRIREALSGAPVAHADPSSGWAPHGAERLNVQPQAPGLLNRLWWGSGSTSSGIVAGQQGYNLLSSTLLLQDDGRPFHVQQADQIARYLEAYTESGLTTGGATAVTRSMFPIRSAEDEMRFSRRRELSDSAGYLDGSPARSGPTYTGTVEQLAEMLSQDEAVQAADWVLFANPNQLGVEFNRHLFEGWVEVFRLLGWK, encoded by the coding sequence ATGACTGAGACGACCAAAAAACTCGGCTTCCTGAATTTCGGACACTGGAAGCACGCGCCGGGCTCCCGCTCCCCCGACGCCGCCGCCACGCTGCACGATCAGATCGAGATGACGGTCGCCGCCGAAGAGGTCGGACTCGACGGCGCCTGGATCCGCTCCCATCATTTCCAGGACATGCTCTCTGCGCCGTTCCCCACCCTGGCGGCGATGGCGGCCCGGACCTCCACCATTCATCTAGGCACCGGCGTCATCGACCTGCGCTACGAGAATCCCCTGTACTTCGCCGAAGAAGCTGCGACGACCGATCTGATCGCCGGGGGCCGACTCGAGCTCGGCGTGTCCCGAGGCTCACCGGAGGCCGCCCGCGACGGCCAGCACCAGTTCGGTTACGACCTGGAACCCGGACAGACCTGGAACCAGGTGGCTCAGCAACGTGGTCAGCGGATTCGCGAGGCACTGTCCGGCGCCCCGGTGGCCCATGCCGACCCTTCCTCCGGCTGGGCGCCGCACGGGGCCGAGCGCCTGAACGTGCAACCGCAGGCCCCCGGGCTGCTGAATCGACTCTGGTGGGGATCCGGTTCCACCTCGTCCGGCATCGTCGCCGGTCAACAGGGCTACAATCTGCTCTCCTCCACGCTGCTGTTGCAGGATGACGGCCGCCCGTTCCACGTCCAGCAGGCCGACCAGATCGCCCGCTACCTCGAGGCATACACCGAATCCGGGCTGACGACCGGCGGCGCCACCGCGGTCACGCGCTCGATGTTCCCGATCCGCTCGGCCGAGGATGAGATGCGATTCAGTCGACGTCGTGAACTCTCCGACTCCGCCGGATACCTGGACGGCAGCCCGGCCCGTTCCGGACCTACCTACACCGGGACGGTGGAACAGCTGGCCGAGATGCTCAGCCAAGACGAGGCGGTGCAGGCCGCCGACTGGGTACTCTTCGCCAATCCGAATCAGCTCGGCGTCGAGTTTAACCGTCATCTCTTCGAGGGCTGGGTTGAAGTGTTCCGCTTGCTGGGCTGGAAGTAG
- a CDS encoding OmpA family protein, whose product MRRHHQLPRTATAGLASAVMVIGLTLTSAPFALAATTDDSEAAMPDVDWEVTDKIISESITEFSVDDSITQFAVEESVISLGSAESDEEDVIVLEADILFSAMLWDLSDAAEKRIAELAEEVPDGASVQVHGHTDSRPMPEGHEVDNQGLSENRAQAVADALAEARPDLELEVEGFGDTQPAETESEDDPGSYAANRRVEIRFG is encoded by the coding sequence ATGCGCCGCCACCACCAGCTACCACGCACCGCGACAGCGGGCCTCGCCAGTGCCGTCATGGTGATCGGACTGACCCTCACCTCGGCACCGTTCGCGCTCGCCGCCACCACCGACGACTCCGAGGCCGCCATGCCCGACGTCGACTGGGAGGTGACCGACAAGATCATCTCCGAATCGATCACCGAGTTCAGCGTGGATGATTCCATCACCCAATTCGCTGTGGAGGAGTCAGTCATCTCCCTCGGTTCCGCAGAATCCGACGAAGAAGACGTGATCGTGCTGGAAGCCGACATCCTGTTCTCCGCCATGCTCTGGGACCTCTCCGATGCGGCGGAAAAGCGGATCGCGGAGCTCGCCGAGGAGGTTCCCGACGGCGCTAGCGTGCAGGTTCACGGACACACCGATTCTCGCCCCATGCCCGAGGGCCACGAGGTGGACAACCAGGGACTCTCAGAAAACCGCGCCCAAGCGGTCGCCGATGCCCTGGCCGAAGCCCGCCCGGACCTGGAACTGGAGGTCGAAGGATTCGGCGACACCCAGCCGGCAGAGACGGAGTCCGAGGACGATCCGGGGTCCTACGCCGCGAACCGGCGCGTAGAGATCCGCTTCGGCTGA
- a CDS encoding TetR/AcrR family transcriptional regulator: MSVSAMPDHDGLNEAATSPTTMDAIVDVRLRRSRDAMIRAVDGLIAEGVGLESMSVTDVVRRAGVSRPTFYKQFADVAELLRASAMTRMTAMLERAVQQRSDASWSEFMTHTFSRLLTELISDSPYYLTALEASPELLSREVTRLIADRLLCHSPLAEELQRRPGPVTPRQRAEFLAAGTVWQARTWLQSRRWAELTPQQLDEAVQQEMTVLATLLVDTAGVDLDVAEPAVRESR, translated from the coding sequence ATGAGTGTGAGCGCGATGCCGGATCATGATGGTCTGAATGAGGCGGCCACGAGTCCGACGACGATGGACGCTATCGTGGACGTTCGACTGCGGCGCTCCCGGGACGCGATGATTCGTGCTGTCGACGGTCTCATTGCTGAGGGGGTCGGTCTGGAGTCGATGTCCGTGACCGACGTCGTGCGTCGGGCCGGGGTATCTCGACCGACCTTCTACAAACAGTTTGCGGATGTCGCGGAGCTGCTACGCGCCTCGGCCATGACGCGGATGACCGCCATGCTTGAACGGGCTGTGCAGCAGCGCAGCGACGCATCGTGGTCCGAGTTCATGACGCACACGTTCTCTCGGCTGCTGACCGAGCTGATCTCTGACAGTCCCTACTACCTGACGGCGCTCGAGGCTTCACCGGAGCTGCTGAGCAGAGAGGTGACCAGACTGATCGCCGACCGGCTGCTGTGCCATTCGCCGCTCGCGGAGGAGCTGCAGCGCCGGCCCGGACCGGTGACTCCACGACAGCGTGCGGAGTTTTTGGCGGCCGGAACGGTCTGGCAGGCGCGTACCTGGCTGCAGTCCCGCCGCTGGGCAGAACTGACCCCGCAGCAGCTGGACGAGGCCGTGCAACAGGAAATGACAGTCCTGGCCACCTTGCTGGTGGACACCGCCGGCGTCGATCTGGACGTTGCCGAACCAGCCGTAAGGGAGAGCCGATGA
- a CDS encoding RNA polymerase sigma factor, translating into MEALDRALYDHDVDAVRRWSREALESGEAGAVDEALAVLARHARDYPDQPLAAETFLETLDATGVVRRYASGALLDQGAVDDVSQEALISIAGSLSSYTGQSKVTTWVHSIVRRRVVDHLRRQRSTAPLTEDLGPAARMSSMIATRATVQQALDALPDLYREPVVLRDLEGLPYNEIAKQLDRPVGTVKAQINRGRALVAAGLRGDGADGVSA; encoded by the coding sequence TTGGAGGCACTCGATCGTGCGCTGTATGACCACGACGTCGATGCGGTCCGGCGATGGAGTCGCGAGGCCCTGGAATCCGGTGAGGCCGGTGCCGTCGATGAGGCGCTTGCCGTGCTCGCCCGCCACGCCCGCGACTATCCTGATCAGCCGCTGGCGGCCGAAACGTTCCTGGAAACCCTCGACGCCACCGGGGTGGTGCGCCGTTACGCCAGTGGCGCGTTGCTGGACCAGGGCGCGGTCGACGATGTCAGTCAGGAAGCACTGATCTCGATCGCCGGTTCGCTGAGCTCCTATACCGGGCAGTCCAAGGTCACCACCTGGGTGCACAGCATCGTGCGTCGTCGGGTGGTGGATCATCTGCGGCGGCAGCGCTCTACCGCCCCGCTCACCGAGGACCTGGGCCCGGCCGCCCGGATGAGCTCGATGATCGCCACCCGGGCCACCGTGCAACAAGCCCTCGACGCACTGCCGGATCTGTACCGAGAGCCCGTGGTGCTGCGAGATCTCGAAGGCCTGCCGTACAACGAGATCGCCAAACAGCTGGATCGACCTGTGGGTACCGTCAAGGCACAGATCAACCGCGGACGCGCACTGGTGGCTGCCGGGCTAAGAGGCGACGGAGCCGACGGAGTGAGCGCATGA
- a CDS encoding VOC family protein has product MHNAPRNTLIIMNAVKHVQMTFDCEAPGQVAGFGKAALQAEATRLEALGARRLRFWPADDENESCVVMQDIEGNEFCRERQKRLTVAPDGNTLQF; this is encoded by the coding sequence GTGCACAACGCACCGAGGAATACGCTGATCATCATGAATGCCGTAAAGCACGTGCAGATGACCTTCGACTGCGAAGCGCCCGGCCAGGTAGCGGGGTTTGGGAAGGCCGCGCTCCAGGCTGAAGCAACCCGTCTTGAAGCACTGGGGGCACGTCGCCTTCGCTTTTGGCCAGCAGACGACGAAAACGAATCCTGTGTTGTCATGCAAGACATCGAAGGCAACGAATTCTGCCGTGAACGACAGAAACGCCTCACCGTCGCGCCCGACGGGAATACTCTTCAGTTTTGA
- a CDS encoding YhgE/Pip domain-containing protein, whose protein sequence is MMLERIRSIPASVWIKTVVVLTGISLVPLIYAGALTWANEDPMDRLDQIPAAIVNLDAPATQPSAAGTSGQDQDATTLTLGEDLTQELLDSEESQNFDWTQMSADDAARALEEADIYVVLTIPEDFSAAAASLGADDPRDALSSKLEITANDGTNVIAGNMANSVGRVVADTVRSQVSEEYLENIYVGFTTIHGQVSDAADGATELADGASDAEGGSAELVVGLNELGSGASSLASGAAELATGASSAHDGAAQLATGSAALDEGAHTLSSGAQQLSGGLSTLSDGVQDADDGAQTLASGMVEADDAAQQLSSGLSEINSSVSGLPDTLDAFVEEAQGFADAGSELVDGHEQIRESADVVTSSSADAAERIDAATSAAQGVKSQTSTLAASADEVVAGLQNWDTLSEAQRDEVLSGAQQLAGGLNDVDAGVGELLGTETSGTGLAGARDASDQVRQSAATISSGVDEVRDGIESLTTGSANLDELVEPVSQRLTTLTDAIAAADDGSSQLADGTAQLRSGASALAQGTSELRSGAASADTASTRLADGASELAANTSTLAQGAGDLSEGVGQLDAGAQRLAEGSATLAESLGTAEGGAAELNTGLGQLSTGADQLEDGLVSGAEEIPMYGDADAAHLSGVAADPVTASMSRANEVPALGYGMAAYFVPLALWIGGLSFYLMFPALRARAIYSRMRSWLIGPVSLLPGVAMGVLQALLVWSMLRWGLDIAPAQPAGLLGMMLLISLTFVTFNQALVALLGSPGRFVGLILLVLQLAAAGATYPVQTAAPFFQAVHSWLPMTHAVNAVRSLIAGGGYGVGHAVVVLLLWCLGALSVTVAAGVIQRRRHDRGAEVEEGSESVGMSLIEASLAGRRPVTRG, encoded by the coding sequence ATGATGCTGGAGAGAATCCGTTCCATTCCCGCGTCCGTCTGGATCAAGACCGTTGTGGTGCTTACCGGGATCTCCCTGGTTCCGCTGATCTATGCTGGCGCGCTGACCTGGGCCAACGAGGATCCCATGGACCGGCTGGACCAGATTCCGGCCGCCATCGTGAACCTGGATGCTCCCGCTACCCAGCCGAGCGCCGCCGGGACGAGCGGGCAGGACCAGGACGCCACCACGCTGACGCTCGGCGAGGACCTCACCCAGGAGCTGCTGGACTCCGAGGAGTCGCAGAACTTCGACTGGACCCAGATGAGCGCCGACGACGCCGCACGGGCGCTGGAGGAGGCGGACATCTACGTCGTGCTGACCATCCCTGAGGACTTCTCCGCGGCGGCGGCCTCGCTCGGGGCGGACGACCCACGGGATGCCCTGTCATCGAAGCTGGAGATCACCGCCAACGACGGCACCAACGTCATCGCCGGCAACATGGCCAACAGTGTGGGGCGGGTGGTGGCTGACACGGTGCGCTCTCAGGTCTCCGAGGAGTATCTGGAGAACATCTACGTCGGATTCACCACGATCCACGGTCAGGTGTCCGACGCCGCCGATGGTGCCACCGAGCTCGCCGACGGCGCCTCCGACGCCGAAGGAGGCTCGGCCGAGCTGGTGGTCGGCCTCAACGAGCTCGGCTCGGGCGCGTCCTCTCTGGCCTCCGGGGCTGCCGAGCTGGCCACCGGAGCCAGCAGTGCCCACGACGGCGCAGCGCAGCTGGCCACCGGCAGCGCCGCACTGGATGAGGGCGCCCACACCCTCAGCAGTGGAGCGCAGCAGCTCTCCGGAGGACTCTCCACGCTCTCCGATGGTGTCCAGGACGCCGACGACGGCGCACAGACCCTCGCCAGTGGCATGGTCGAGGCCGATGATGCCGCCCAGCAGTTGTCTTCTGGGCTCAGCGAGATTAACTCCTCGGTGTCCGGGCTGCCCGATACCCTCGATGCGTTCGTCGAGGAAGCGCAGGGGTTTGCGGACGCCGGCAGCGAGCTGGTCGACGGTCATGAGCAGATCCGTGAGAGTGCGGACGTGGTGACCTCGAGCAGTGCCGACGCCGCAGAGCGCATCGACGCCGCGACCTCAGCGGCGCAGGGGGTCAAGAGTCAAACCTCCACATTGGCGGCCTCAGCCGATGAGGTGGTGGCCGGGCTGCAGAACTGGGACACCCTCTCTGAGGCACAACGGGACGAGGTGCTCTCCGGCGCGCAGCAGCTGGCCGGGGGATTGAATGACGTCGATGCTGGCGTCGGTGAACTGCTCGGCACCGAGACCTCCGGAACCGGACTCGCCGGGGCGCGGGACGCCTCCGACCAGGTGCGCCAGAGCGCCGCAACGATCTCCTCCGGCGTCGACGAGGTGCGCGACGGCATAGAGTCGCTGACCACTGGTTCGGCGAACCTGGACGAGCTGGTCGAGCCGGTCAGCCAGCGCCTGACCACGCTGACCGATGCCATCGCCGCCGCCGACGACGGGTCGTCGCAGCTCGCTGACGGCACAGCACAGCTGCGCTCGGGAGCATCCGCGCTCGCCCAAGGCACCTCCGAGCTGCGCTCCGGCGCGGCCTCAGCGGATACGGCCTCGACCCGACTGGCCGACGGTGCCTCCGAGCTCGCCGCCAACACCTCCACCCTGGCCCAGGGGGCCGGCGATCTCTCCGAGGGCGTCGGTCAGCTCGATGCCGGTGCCCAGCGCCTGGCCGAGGGCAGCGCTACCCTGGCGGAGTCCCTCGGCACGGCCGAGGGTGGCGCCGCGGAACTCAACACCGGGCTGGGGCAGCTGTCCACCGGAGCCGACCAGCTCGAGGACGGGCTGGTCTCCGGGGCGGAGGAGATCCCGATGTACGGTGATGCCGACGCCGCGCATCTCTCCGGGGTGGCCGCGGACCCAGTGACGGCGTCGATGTCCCGGGCCAACGAGGTACCCGCGCTCGGCTACGGCATGGCTGCGTACTTTGTGCCGCTGGCCCTGTGGATCGGCGGGCTGAGCTTCTACCTGATGTTCCCCGCGCTGCGGGCTCGGGCCATCTACTCCCGCATGCGCTCCTGGCTCATCGGTCCCGTCAGCCTGCTGCCCGGCGTGGCGATGGGGGTGCTGCAGGCGCTGCTGGTTTGGTCGATGCTGCGTTGGGGACTCGACATCGCCCCCGCCCAGCCAGCGGGTCTACTGGGGATGATGCTGCTGATCAGCCTCACCTTCGTCACCTTCAACCAGGCGCTGGTCGCACTGCTGGGCAGCCCGGGCAGATTCGTCGGGCTGATCCTGCTGGTGCTGCAGCTGGCCGCGGCCGGGGCCACCTATCCGGTGCAGACGGCGGCACCCTTCTTCCAGGCCGTGCACTCCTGGCTGCCCATGACTCATGCGGTCAACGCAGTCCGCTCGTTGATTGCGGGCGGCGGCTACGGTGTCGGCCACGCCGTGGTCGTGCTGCTGCTGTGGTGTCTCGGTGCTCTGTCCGTCACGGTTGCCGCCGGGGTGATCCAGCGTCGTCGCCATGATCGTGGCGCCGAGGTGGAAGAGGGATCGGAATCAGTGGGCATGTCGCTGATCGAGGCGAGCCTCGCGGGCCGACGGCCCGTCACCCGCGGCTGA
- a CDS encoding protein kinase domain-containing protein translates to MTAGLDRYRLEEVIGVGSFATVHRAVDSLLEDTVVVKLLAENHSLNPEVRERFIGEGRSLRKVVGPHVVSVYDIGESPRQQPYLVLEHADRGSLAERVDQLRATGWTAEAEDLLAVARPLAAGLDGVHRAHLVHRDLSPWNLLLTSSTPENPSVRPGDASVGLPPRAPKTVAPDERLLLADLGMCKDLALNSGLTVSGGTSGFRPPEQAGPGVVDTRADIWAATALLAWISEGSHLPSAFTRFLRHGMQAKPARRPQTIMAWLNELEDALAPQPEPEPTVIQAVPTDEPAPTRRWGLLLGLGSAIAIVAVVIGAMFGMSLGDDEPVSAVDDASISISGPSEVTVGETATFTADTTGVESWVWTLPSGTYRTNEPEVVVTATSPGTTVVVLRAQGPDGQELESRHPVRVVE, encoded by the coding sequence ATGACGGCGGGGCTGGACCGCTACCGCCTCGAAGAGGTCATCGGTGTTGGATCTTTTGCGACCGTGCACCGGGCGGTGGACTCGCTGTTGGAAGACACCGTCGTGGTGAAGCTCCTGGCCGAAAACCACTCGCTGAACCCAGAGGTGCGTGAGCGGTTCATCGGGGAAGGCCGTAGTTTGCGCAAAGTGGTCGGCCCGCATGTGGTCTCCGTGTACGACATTGGTGAATCCCCGCGTCAACAGCCATACCTGGTGCTCGAACATGCCGACCGGGGTAGTCTCGCCGAGCGGGTAGACCAGCTGCGCGCCACCGGCTGGACGGCGGAGGCCGAAGACCTGCTCGCCGTGGCTCGCCCCCTGGCCGCCGGCCTGGATGGGGTGCACCGAGCGCATTTGGTGCACCGGGATTTGAGCCCGTGGAATCTGCTGCTCACCTCCAGCACCCCCGAGAACCCCTCCGTCCGTCCGGGGGATGCTTCGGTTGGATTACCGCCTCGCGCACCGAAAACCGTGGCGCCGGACGAACGCCTACTGTTGGCCGATCTGGGGATGTGCAAGGACCTGGCGCTGAACTCCGGGCTGACCGTCTCCGGCGGCACCTCCGGTTTCCGGCCCCCGGAACAAGCCGGTCCCGGCGTCGTGGATACTCGCGCCGATATTTGGGCAGCCACCGCACTCCTGGCCTGGATCAGCGAAGGATCCCACCTACCCTCGGCGTTTACTCGATTCCTGCGTCACGGCATGCAGGCCAAGCCCGCGCGCCGTCCGCAGACCATCATGGCCTGGCTCAACGAGCTCGAAGACGCCCTGGCGCCGCAACCCGAACCTGAACCCACCGTGATCCAGGCCGTACCCACCGACGAGCCGGCCCCGACCCGGCGTTGGGGATTGTTACTCGGGCTGGGCTCAGCCATCGCCATCGTGGCGGTAGTGATCGGCGCGATGTTCGGTATGAGTCTCGGCGACGACGAACCAGTCTCCGCGGTGGATGACGCCTCCATCTCCATTTCCGGTCCCTCGGAAGTGACCGTCGGGGAGACCGCCACCTTCACTGCCGACACCACCGGGGTGGAGAGCTGGGTGTGGACCTTGCCCAGCGGCACCTACCGCACCAATGAGCCCGAGGTGGTGGTCACCGCCACCTCACCGGGAACCACCGTGGTGGTGCTGCGCGCTCAAGGTCCGGACGGTCAAGAACTCGAGAGTCGACATCCTGTGCGCGTCGTCGAATGA
- a CDS encoding OmpA family protein: protein MMFATTSPRHRAATLSLAGVLTKFDVCEEAEHSDTATVTWLEDEVFPEDETAEAVPPQTVETDKGDIEIPGAPAAVVPERVGQGGCVIEYDAPGGCLPSVEISGSYIPGYTVPERQIPAGELSGGDTHEALVQEPMTVEAVETEGVRADEKCQLDEDDAVAGRVVPAVSRETITRKTLSQGAEPRRTLTESASNTDAGRIPGYGLNGYSVAGLSVSGASMPGETLSGKILEGTDGTDTAERDGEVYFTTEGDVLFDSDAHELRSGAETELSAIAEEIAEQGEGVSITVEGHTDNLATSVYDDNQDLAEQRAEAVVDWLVSNTDVPESAITAEGLGEDYPRASNDTDEGRQLNRRVVITVTPADHEPKTDIDVEDN from the coding sequence ATGATGTTCGCCACCACCTCGCCCCGACACCGGGCCGCCACGCTGAGCTTGGCTGGGGTCCTCACGAAGTTCGACGTCTGCGAAGAGGCCGAACACTCGGACACCGCCACCGTCACGTGGTTGGAAGACGAGGTGTTCCCGGAGGATGAGACCGCCGAAGCGGTCCCACCGCAAACCGTGGAAACCGATAAAGGCGACATCGAGATCCCGGGTGCTCCCGCCGCCGTCGTGCCGGAGCGTGTGGGGCAGGGCGGCTGCGTTATCGAATACGACGCCCCCGGAGGGTGCTTGCCCTCCGTGGAGATCTCTGGCTCCTACATTCCCGGGTACACGGTTCCCGAGCGTCAGATCCCCGCTGGCGAACTCTCCGGCGGTGACACCCACGAGGCGCTCGTCCAGGAGCCCATGACCGTCGAGGCGGTGGAAACAGAGGGTGTTCGCGCCGACGAGAAATGCCAGCTCGATGAGGACGACGCCGTGGCCGGTCGCGTGGTTCCCGCGGTGTCGCGTGAAACGATCACCCGGAAGACCCTGTCCCAGGGGGCGGAGCCTCGCCGGACGCTGACCGAGAGCGCCAGCAACACCGATGCCGGCCGGATCCCTGGATACGGGCTCAACGGCTACAGCGTCGCCGGTCTGTCCGTGTCAGGCGCCTCGATGCCCGGGGAGACCCTCTCCGGGAAGATCCTGGAGGGGACCGATGGCACGGATACGGCCGAGCGTGACGGCGAGGTGTACTTCACCACCGAAGGCGATGTCCTCTTCGACAGTGATGCCCACGAGCTGCGCTCCGGCGCCGAGACCGAGCTGTCCGCCATCGCCGAGGAAATTGCCGAGCAGGGTGAAGGCGTGTCGATCACGGTGGAGGGCCACACCGATAACCTGGCCACCAGCGTCTACGACGACAACCAGGACCTCGCGGAACAGCGCGCCGAAGCTGTGGTGGACTGGCTGGTCAGCAATACCGACGTACCTGAATCGGCCATCACCGCGGAAGGACTCGGTGAAGATTACCCACGGGCTTCCAACGACACGGATGAGGGGCGTCAGCTCAATCGCCGCGTCGTTATCACCGTCACGCCTGCGGATCACGAACCCAAGACCGACATCGATGTCGAAGACAACTGA